ATGGTTTCGTGATCGGGCAGGGCTACCTGAAGACGGGGTGACGGCTACCTCGTTGGTCGAGTGCTTCGAGGCTCCTTGTCGTGCCGCTCTCGCCAGGCCTGCTGCTTGGCTCGGTTGCCGCACAACTGCATGGAGCACCACTTGCCGGTACGGGCTCGGGAGTGGTCGTAGAAGGCCCAGCGGCAGGCGTCGTTCTTGCAGACCTTGAGGCGCCCCCAGGTGCCGTCGCCAGCGGCTTGAACGACAATCGCGAGAAGGGCGCCGAGTGCTTCGTCGATCCCGTTCGCCCGAGGACGCGCGGTCCACGTCGCGTCCGGGGTGAGCGCGAGACCGAGACCGGCCCGCTCAGCGGCGGCGTTGATCGTCATGACTGCCTCAGGCGGCACCGATGCGTCCGAGTCGTTGGC
Above is a window of Aeromicrobium senzhongii DNA encoding:
- a CDS encoding CGNR zinc finger domain-containing protein, producing the protein MTASASGPAAPAPLEVVRQFVNTCDLESGTEQLSTPEALARWLRGASLSRTAIDADERDLRHAVDLREALREALTANDSDASVPPEAVMTINAAAERAGLGLALTPDATWTARPRANGIDEALGALLAIVVQAAGDGTWGRLKVCKNDACRWAFYDHSRARTGKWCSMQLCGNRAKQQAWRERHDKEPRSTRPTR